Proteins from one Acropora muricata isolate sample 2 chromosome 9, ASM3666990v1, whole genome shotgun sequence genomic window:
- the LOC136927475 gene encoding phosphatidylinositol-3-phosphatase SAC1-like isoform X2, with product MEENAVYRALKLHIAQDKFYIEPRDQQSVGDQILEIDRVTQELSLADNEGQIPPSAESRDIFGILGIINLLAGPYLVVITKKTLVGLIKGHEVWKIKGTDVLAFPRATLHLTEKQQQNNSVYLSMVQSVLQTESFYFSCSYDLTHTLQRLSRTSPDFLQMPLFERADPRFVWNGHLLRPLVVQPELHKFILPVMHGFISIGSCAIKQNTFDFILISRRSCYRAGTRYFMRGLDGEGNAANYVETEQIVQFEGGTSSFVQTRGSIPLYWSQRPNLKYKPTPILNQTADHKHGFNLHMDKERVYYGDVVLINLIDQKGPEKVLGDRYSATVRTVGVNSLRYEPFDFHHECSKMRWERLSILIDRLSDAQVKFGYFSLRDKDGQIDSEQRGLFRTNCIDSLDRTNVVQSLLARKSLQAQCEEYGVLSTGERIEDYTVIEKVFKNVWADNADACSLQYAGTGALKTDFTRTGKRSTFGLLKDGINSVIRYYKNNFADGFRQDAIDLFLGNYVVDPNEGISKPSPLESQRDWRFIFLPLILFLGFSMFIISALIPSRFQFLFSFFSSLLPAIHLPHPLLSGWCSVCQLHKF from the exons ATGGAGGAGAACGCGGTTTACCGGGCTCTGAAACT CCACATCGCGCAAGACAAGTTTTACATCGAGCCCCGTGATCAACAGTCAGTGGGAGACCAGATTTTAGAAATCGACAGGGTGACACAAGAACTCAGCCTGGCTG ATAATGAAGGTCAGATCCCCCCATCTGCAGAAAGTAGGGATATTTTTGGGATACTGGGAATCATTAATTTGTTGGCAG GTCCCTACCTTGTTGTTATTACCAAGAAAACTCTTGTTGGACTCATCAAGGGACATGAAGTTTGGAAAATTAAAGGAACAGATGTGTTGGCTTTTCCAAGAGCAACGTTACATCTGACTGAGAAACAA CAACAGAACAACAGCGTTTATTTGTCAATGGTACAATCAGTCCTACAAACTGAGAGTTTTTACTTCTCCTGTTCATATGACCTAACGCATACGTTGCAGCGTCTTTCTCGAACCAGTCCAGACTTTCTACAAATGCCCTTGTTTGAAAGA GCTGATCCCAGATTTGTCTGGAATGGTCATCTCTTGAGGCCTTTGGTTGTCCAACCAGAG ctcCACAAGTTTATCCTACCAGTTATGCATGGCT TCATCTCCATTGGGTCTTGTGCTATAAAACAGAATACATTTGACTTTATTCTGATCTCAAGAAGAAGTTGTTACAGAGCAG GTACTCGGTATTTTATGAGAGGATTAGATGGTGAAGGAAATGCTGCTAACTATGTGGAGACTGAGCAGATTGTGCAGTTTGAAGGTGGAACTTCTTCCTTTGTACAG acaAGAGGTTCAATTCCACTGTATTGGTCACAGAGGCCAAATCTCAAATACAAACCAACACCTATTCTAAACCAAACAGCTGACCAT AAACATGGTTTCAATCTGCACATGGACAAAGAGAGAGTTTACTATGGAGATGTCGTCTTAATAAATCTT ATTGATCAGAAAGGACCAGAAAAGGTTTTAGGAGATCGTTACTCAGCCACAGTTAGAACAGTGGGAGTAAATTCCTTGAG GTACGAACCATTCGATTTCCACCATGAATGCAGTAAAATGCGATGGGAAAGACTTTCCATTTTGATCGACAGGTTATCAGATGCCCAGGTGAAGTTTGG atATTTCAGTTTAAGAGATAAGGATGGTCAGATTGACTCAGAGCAGAGAGGATTGTTCAGAACAAACTGCATTGACTCTCTTGACAG AACAAATGTTGTTCAAAGCTTATTAGCAAGAAAAAGTCTGCAAGCACAGTGTGAG GAGTATGGCGTGCTTAGCACAGGGGAAAGAATAGAAGATTACACTGTGATTgaaaaggttttcaaaaatg TGTGGGCAGACAATGCAGATGCATGTTCCTTGCAGTATGCTGGGACAGGGGCTCTAAAAACAGATTTCACAAG GACAGGAAAGCGATCAACTTTTGGACTTTTAAAGGATGGTATTAATTCAGTCATTCGGTATTATAAGAACAATTTTGCAGATGGATTTAGACAA GATGCCATTGATTTGTTCTTGGGTAATTATGTGGTGGATCCCAATGAAGGAATCTCTAAACCATCACCTTTGGAAAGTCAAAGGGATTGGAGATTCATATTT cttCCTCTGATTTTGTTCCTGGGATTCTCCATGTTTATTATCAGTGCATTAATTCCCTCAA
- the LOC136927475 gene encoding phosphatidylinositol-3-phosphatase SAC1-like isoform X1 produces the protein MEENAVYRALKLHIAQDKFYIEPRDQQSVGDQILEIDRVTQELSLADNEGQIPPSAESRDIFGILGIINLLAGPYLVVITKKTLVGLIKGHEVWKIKGTDVLAFPRATLHLTEKQQQNNSVYLSMVQSVLQTESFYFSCSYDLTHTLQRLSRTSPDFLQMPLFERADPRFVWNGHLLRPLVVQPELHKFILPVMHGFISIGSCAIKQNTFDFILISRRSCYRAGTRYFMRGLDGEGNAANYVETEQIVQFEGGTSSFVQTRGSIPLYWSQRPNLKYKPTPILNQTADHKHGFNLHMDKERVYYGDVVLINLIDQKGPEKVLGDRYSATVRTVGVNSLRYEPFDFHHECSKMRWERLSILIDRLSDAQVKFGYFSLRDKDGQIDSEQRGLFRTNCIDSLDRTNVVQSLLARKSLQAQCEEYGVLSTGERIEDYTVIEKVFKNVWADNADACSLQYAGTGALKTDFTRTGKRSTFGLLKDGINSVIRYYKNNFADGFRQDAIDLFLGNYVVDPNEGISKPSPLESQRDWRFIFLPLILFLGFSMFIISALIPSTDYVVQFLYVLFWGAAVLVTLYVVLYFGNEYVNQPRLVQVQTKDKNV, from the exons ATGGAGGAGAACGCGGTTTACCGGGCTCTGAAACT CCACATCGCGCAAGACAAGTTTTACATCGAGCCCCGTGATCAACAGTCAGTGGGAGACCAGATTTTAGAAATCGACAGGGTGACACAAGAACTCAGCCTGGCTG ATAATGAAGGTCAGATCCCCCCATCTGCAGAAAGTAGGGATATTTTTGGGATACTGGGAATCATTAATTTGTTGGCAG GTCCCTACCTTGTTGTTATTACCAAGAAAACTCTTGTTGGACTCATCAAGGGACATGAAGTTTGGAAAATTAAAGGAACAGATGTGTTGGCTTTTCCAAGAGCAACGTTACATCTGACTGAGAAACAA CAACAGAACAACAGCGTTTATTTGTCAATGGTACAATCAGTCCTACAAACTGAGAGTTTTTACTTCTCCTGTTCATATGACCTAACGCATACGTTGCAGCGTCTTTCTCGAACCAGTCCAGACTTTCTACAAATGCCCTTGTTTGAAAGA GCTGATCCCAGATTTGTCTGGAATGGTCATCTCTTGAGGCCTTTGGTTGTCCAACCAGAG ctcCACAAGTTTATCCTACCAGTTATGCATGGCT TCATCTCCATTGGGTCTTGTGCTATAAAACAGAATACATTTGACTTTATTCTGATCTCAAGAAGAAGTTGTTACAGAGCAG GTACTCGGTATTTTATGAGAGGATTAGATGGTGAAGGAAATGCTGCTAACTATGTGGAGACTGAGCAGATTGTGCAGTTTGAAGGTGGAACTTCTTCCTTTGTACAG acaAGAGGTTCAATTCCACTGTATTGGTCACAGAGGCCAAATCTCAAATACAAACCAACACCTATTCTAAACCAAACAGCTGACCAT AAACATGGTTTCAATCTGCACATGGACAAAGAGAGAGTTTACTATGGAGATGTCGTCTTAATAAATCTT ATTGATCAGAAAGGACCAGAAAAGGTTTTAGGAGATCGTTACTCAGCCACAGTTAGAACAGTGGGAGTAAATTCCTTGAG GTACGAACCATTCGATTTCCACCATGAATGCAGTAAAATGCGATGGGAAAGACTTTCCATTTTGATCGACAGGTTATCAGATGCCCAGGTGAAGTTTGG atATTTCAGTTTAAGAGATAAGGATGGTCAGATTGACTCAGAGCAGAGAGGATTGTTCAGAACAAACTGCATTGACTCTCTTGACAG AACAAATGTTGTTCAAAGCTTATTAGCAAGAAAAAGTCTGCAAGCACAGTGTGAG GAGTATGGCGTGCTTAGCACAGGGGAAAGAATAGAAGATTACACTGTGATTgaaaaggttttcaaaaatg TGTGGGCAGACAATGCAGATGCATGTTCCTTGCAGTATGCTGGGACAGGGGCTCTAAAAACAGATTTCACAAG GACAGGAAAGCGATCAACTTTTGGACTTTTAAAGGATGGTATTAATTCAGTCATTCGGTATTATAAGAACAATTTTGCAGATGGATTTAGACAA GATGCCATTGATTTGTTCTTGGGTAATTATGTGGTGGATCCCAATGAAGGAATCTCTAAACCATCACCTTTGGAAAGTCAAAGGGATTGGAGATTCATATTT cttCCTCTGATTTTGTTCCTGGGATTCTCCATGTTTATTATCAGTGCATTAATTCCCTCAA